Below is a genomic region from Fibrobacter sp. UWH6.
GCAATAGTATCGGCAATGGCAGAAGCTTCGGAGCGATCGTCCATAAAGTGGCGAACATGAATCAGCTCACCCGCCTCCTGCTTGGAAAACACGTTCTTCTGCATTTCCTGCGGACGGATATTGTGAGCGATCACAGACCCTGCGCCTCTGACAATATTCGATGTGGATCGGTAGTTCTGTTCCAGTTTGACGATTGTCACCGGAGCAAAGTCGCGATGGAAATTACGGATGATCTTGATGTTGGCACCACGCCAGCCATAAATACTCTGGTCGTCGTCGCCCACCACAGTCACATTGTGCTGTTCATTCATCAGCAACTTCAGCAGTTCATACTGCACATCGTTGGTATCCTGATATTCATCCACAACCACATACTGAAAACGGGTAGCCAGCTGATTCGCCAAATTGGGCAACTTCTGCAGCATGAGCACCGTATTGAACAGCAAGTCGTCAAAGTCCATGGCATTGGATTCCAGAAGTTTCTTCTGGTATTCCGTATAATAGCGGGCGTACTTTTCTTCGTCAGGGTACTGAGCATTGTTGCGAGCCACTTCCGGAGTCTGCAACAAGGTACTGTTCCCTACCACCATCATAGAATTCTTGAACTTGGAAATGGCGGCGTGAGCCTTTTTTACATCAGCGGCTTCCACATTTTCATCACCGTCAGCCTTAAGAATTTCTTTAAGGATACGCTTTTGATCATCATCGTCATAAATGGAGAAGTTACCGTCGTACCACCTACCCCCCGAGCCGGCCATAGCGGCCACTACGGATTCCTTGGACAGGCAAAGTTTCAGCAGACGAAGACAAACAGAATGGAAAGTTCCCATCCAGCTGAAGCTCATCCTGCAATCCAGAAGCTTGTGAATACGTTCCTTCATTTCGCGAGCGGCCTTATTGGTAAAGGTCACCGCCAAAATACGATCGGACTCCACATTGTGGGCAGAAACGAGATGGGCTATCTTATAGGTAATGCAACGGGTTTTTCCCGAACCAGCACCAGCGAGAATCAGCATGGGTCCCTGGATTTTCTTGGCTGCAGCAGCCTGTTCCGGATTCAGTTCCCGGTCCAACACACCATTGTCCACAATATTTGCCATTTACCTCTCCTGACTTTTTAGGACTCGCAAGATAGCAAAAATGTCGAGACCCATGGGTCCCGACATCTAAGTTTTGCAATACATCTACGGAACTATTAATCGTCGGCAGTAGATGCACCCAGAGCCTGTTCCAGAGTTGTAATACCCTGCAGAGCCTTGGAAATACCATCCATACGAAGCGTAATCATTCCGCATTCCTGCATAGCGGCGCGCTTAATCACGTCACCGGAAGAACGTTTGATGATCAAGTTACGAACAGATTCGTTAGGCACCAGGAATTCATAGATACCCGCACGACCCTTGTAACCAGAACCGTCGCACTTATCGCAACCCTTACCATGATAGAACTGCATATCCGGAGACAAGTGCAATTCTTCGCGGAGGGATTCGGAAATTTCATACGGTTCCTTACAGAACTTACAGATACGACGCACAAGTCGCTGAGCCAACACGCCCTTGATAGCGGTAGACACAAGGAAGGGTTCCAGTCCCATTTCCAGCAAACGGGGGAATGCACCAGCAGCATCGTTTGTATGCAACGTACTAAAGACCAAGTGACCCGTCAATGCGGCTTCGATAGCCATTGAAGAAGTTTCCTGGTCACGCATTTCACCGATCATGATCACGTCAGGGTCCTGACGGAGCAAGGCACGAATGCCCGCGGCAAACGTAAACCCGGCCGCATTGTTGATCTGCCCCTGGTTGACGCCGTCGATATTCAATTCCACAGGGTCTTCCATGGTAGAAATGTTAATAGTACTATCAAGAATTTCACCAATAGATGCGTAAAGCGTAGTAGACTTACCGGAACCCGTAGGACCAGTAACAAGCACAATGCCGTTAGGAGCGTTAATAGCGTCGATAAACTGCTTGAGCACGCGAGGATCGAAGCCCATATCCTTCAGCGGGAACTGACCGGAGTTGGGGTTCAAGATACGCATAACGATCTTTTCGCAGACACCGCGCTTACGGAGAGAGATGGGGAATGAAGACACACGAAGGTCAACTTCAGAACCCTTGTATCGCACCGTAAAACGACCATCCAAGGGTCTACGCTTTTCAGCAATATCCATCTTGGAAAGCAGTTTGATACGGGACAAAATCTGCGGCATCAGACGAGCCGGAATAGGAGACATGACCTGCAGGTCACCGTCAATACGATAGCGGAGCTTCAGGAAGGTTTCCTGAGGTTCCAGGTGAATATCGGAAGCCTTACGGGCAATAGCTTCGTGAATCAAGGTGGTCACGATCTTAACGACCTGGCGACCTTCTTCGTCACTCAGTTCTTCTTCCTGGTTGCCCTGACCGCGTTCCACGGTCTCAAGTTCTTCACCATCCTTGGAATCACCGATAAGGTCTGCCAAAGATTCTTCGGTGCCGCCACCATGGCCAGCATAGACTCGTTCGATGGCCTTCTGCACATCGGCATCGGAAGCCATCACCACGTCCACGTCCATCTTCACCTTGAACTTGATGATGCTAATGGTACGCATGTTGGTGGGGTCCGTCATAGCAAGTGTCAGGATGCTATGGGCCTGACCCATTCCGTCTTCACCCTTCTGCATGTACAAAGGACATACCTTGTACTGCTTACACATATCTTCAGGCAGGTAAGTGTAGGCCTCGGAGTCAATGCTAAACGTATCCAGCTTTACGTAAGGAACTTCGAACTGCCTAGAAAGAATTTCAATAAGACGTTCTTCGGGCATAAAGCCCAGATCCACCAAGGTACGACCTAGACGCTTACCTGTGGTCTTCTGAGTTTCTAGAGCCTTGTTCAGCTGTTCATCGGTGATATAACCTTGAGCGATCAGCATTTCACCAATACGCATCTTGGTGGAAGACTGCATCTGCACACCCAAAATGCTCGTTAGCGTATCTTCGCTAACCATGCCCAGTCGAACAAGAATCTTACTGAGCATAAGGCCAGTGCGTTTGTGTTCCGCCATGGCATGGGCCAACTGATCTTCGTCAAGCACACCTTGACGCAGCAACAGCTGACCCACATTCATTTTAGTACCATTTATCATAAATGCGACCAAGCCTGCGGTTTAACAGGCATTTTAGCTCCATTCTTGCAAAGCATGCAGACATTGTCATTCCCGGACCATTCACGGGCAACACCAATCCTGTAGACCTTGCCTAATCCATCATTATATCCATTAAATATACTTATTGGGCTGGAATTGGCAAACAACAACTGGTATTCTTCCCCTCCATTCAGGACTAAATCCAGAGGGTTCACACCATAACAATCAGCCATTTTCACCACTTCAGGATCAATTGGCAGGGAAAGTTCGTCAATTTCAATAGACACCCTGGAAGCCAATGCCAGGTGATTCAATTCCGAAGAAAGCCCATCGCTAATATCCATACAGGCACAAGACGCACCGTTCAGTAGACCTACCAACTCAGCCCCCGCCCTCTCGCAAATACGGGGAGCCAGATGATACTCCACCAGGGATCGGAATTTTTCGCGGTCTTCCGGATGATTCATCAAAAGCCAGAGCCCCGCAGCAGATTTGCCCAGAGTTCCGTTTACATACAAGTTATCTCCAGGCTGTACCGCCGAGCGTAGAAGAGGTTTACTTCCGGCCAATTCGCCGAGAAGTGTTGTGGAGAACACCCCCTCTTCGCCAGAAACGGTATCACCCCCGATCAAGGTAATTCCACGTTTGGCAAAACCCTCGGCCAGGGCGACACGCACTCTAGTCTTGATTTCGTCAGACCAATGACGATTCAGGCAAAGCCCCAGCAAGGCGATACGGGGACGCCCGCCCATGGCGGAAATATCCGAAACATTTGAAACGATATGCTTTTCTACAGCCTGTTCCGGCGTCGACCAATCAAGACGGAAATGGGTGTTTTCAACGGAAAGGTCCTTGGTAGCAAGCCATCCGTCAAGAATGGCGGCATCATCCCCCACCCCGAGCCAAGTACGGCTACCGGGAGAACGTTCCTCCAGGGGGGCGGCATCCTTCAAAAGAGCGTCAATAAAACGAAATTCACCAAGATCGAGCATAGCAATTAACAATGAAGAGTGAATAGCTTAAAGGTTAAAGAGTGATGAGCTGCGAGCAATGTGTATTGAGTTAAAGTAAGGCGCCTTTGGCGCGATTATCTAGCTCACGGCTCATAGCTCACCGCTGAAGGGAGCCGCAGGCTCCGCCCTCATACCTGATTCCAATAACAATGTAGTTTTTACGGAGGAAAATCGCCAATTTCGGAACAATTTGCTTTATCTTTTTTTACATTTTAGCCAATGGGTCACATTTTTTTCATTTCACCGTCTTCACCAGGCAGCTTGGATAAGCTGAGCCAATGGACATTCCGTTGGCTGCTGGAGCACGATGAACTGTCCGAAGATGCTACCCTTTACACCTGCAATACCATCGAAGATGCCACGAACCTTCTGGAATCGGCTCTGATTATTGGCGAATCCCCGGCCCTCATCGTGTTGGACCATGCCGACCGCCCCAAGGCCGAAAACCTGATTTTCAGCAAGAAACTTCACGACGGCATCCCCGAATCCTGGATTGTGGAACTGGTCCCCGACTCCATGCCCCTCCCCGACAAGGATTGCGAAGAAAACGGTTTCTACTGGATCCGCAAGCCGGTCAGCGAAGAAGAATGGCACAAGACACTGGAGTTAGTCCTGGTCCGTAACGGATCCCCCCAATGGGCCAGTAACAATTAGATTTTTTCATCCGACTTAAAAAGTCAGACCTTAAAGAAAATGATGGAAGTAAAAGTAAAAGGCGTAAGCTACTTTGGCGTGCGCTCCCCTAAGCATGTTCTTGCCGACATGGCCGACATCAAGGCCGCAGGATTCAACGCAGTACTCCACACCTGGAGTGAAGAAGACCAGCAGTATTATTACGGCACCATGAAGGAAATCGTAGACAGTTCCGCCAACCTCGGACTGAAGGTCTACGTGAACCCCTGGGGAATCGGCCGCGTGTTTGGCGGAGAAGCCTATTCGGAATTGACCGCCCGCGACCACAGTATGTGCCAGGTTGCTCTAGACGGGAAACCCAAGGTTGCAGCCTGTCCCAGCAATCCCAAGTTCAGGGAATACATGCACAAGTGGATTGAAACCGTTTGCAACACCGCCGTAGACACCATCTTCTGGGATGAGCCCCACTTCTACTTCGAAAAGGGCGGTCTCAGCAACTGGAGTTGCCGCTGCCCCGTCTGCTGCGCCAAGTTCCGCCAACGTTTCGGCTACGATATGCCCGCCGCCCCCTTTGATGAAATGCAGCAGGATCAAGCCCGAGACGTCCTTCAGTTCCGCGAAGACAGCCTTATTGACTTCCTGAAGGAAATGACAGAAGACGTTCACGCCCGCGGCAAGCGCAACTGCGTCTGCATGCTGCCCCCCTGGTTCCCTGCAGGCCTTGATGACTGGAGCAAGGTGGCCCGACTGGAATCCGTAGACGAAGTGGCCAGCGACCCTTACTGGGAAAAGGGAGCTACCGAGGAATGGGTCCGCGAAAAATACGCCGAAACCGCCCGCAAGTTGACCGACGTCGCCAAGCAATTCGGCAAAGACGTGCAGATGTGGATCAAGGCCTATCAAATCGAAGCAGGCCGTGAAAACGACCTCGCCATCGCCGTCGAAGAAAGCCGCAAGGCCGCCATCGACAACATCTTCGCCTGGAGCTATCGCGGAACAGAAACCCTAAGCTGGCTGAAATCCGACAATCCGGATGCCGTAGCCAAAGCATTCCGCACCGCATTGAAATAACCTCTCAAGCCCCACCACATAAAATTGAACCTAAACAAAAAAGCCCTCGTTTATCACGGGGCTTTTTTTCTCAAGATCCAGTCTGAAAGTACGCTCTCCTTACCTGACGAAGTGCCAAGTTATCGGAGGTTTCCATCCCGACGAATTACTTGGCACGTTCCAAATAAGAACCGTCGCGGGTATCCACGCGGATCTTGGTGTTGTTTTCGATGAACAGCGGAATCATGACCTTAGCGCCAGTTTCAACGGTGCATTCACGGAGAACGTTACCGCTGGTGTTGCCCTGGACAGCCGGAGGAGCGTCGATGATCATGAGGTCAACGAAGGTCGGCGGAATAACTTCGACGGGGATGGTAGCCAGAGACTTCGGGTCCTTCCACCAGGTCACTTCAACGGTAGCACCGTCGAGGAGCCAAATTTCGCAGCCGCCCATGCTTTCCTTACGGATTTCCATGGTTTCCTGAGTGTCGTTGTCCAGGAAGAACCAGGTTTCGCCATCATTGTAGAGATAAGTCATTTCGGTGAAGGTCACATCTGCTTCTTCAACAGTGTCACCGCTCTTCCAGGTACGTTCGAGAGTACGGCCGTTAACCAGGTTCTTGATACGAACGCGGTTGAAAGCCTGGCCCTTACCCGGCTTCACGAACTGGTTTTCAATGATTTCGTACGGCTGATCGTCGACGATGATTTTGAGCTTCTTGCGGAATTCGTTGGTGCTTACAGTACCCATATTATCCTCTTTTTGTGTTTTATGTTTCTAAATTTAGTAATATAATGGAACACCCCGCTTTTGTATTCACACAAATTTCTGACTTTTTGGACTATTTAGGCCTGGATTTTGCGACTTTGATTGCAAATACGCCCTATCTGGCCAACTTGGACCACGCCCCCTCGTTCCCTTTCTGCTGTTCCAGGCATTACGCAGACCTGATCAAGAACGCCAAGGAACCGGCGGCCCTATTGCGGGAAGTGCTCCCCACGAAAGAGGAATATGCCGACATTCCCGGCTTCGTCATGGACCCAGTCGGCGACTTGGACGCAGGCAAGAGCGAATGCGTCATCCAGAAATACGACCGCAGAGCCCTTATCGTAACGACCGCCACTTGTGGTGTCCGCTGCAGGTTCTGCTTCCGCAGGAACTACCCCTTCCAAGGTTCTCCGAATATTGCAGCCGAGGTCGGCTCCTGGCTGGACACACACACCGATATCTGGGAAGTGATTTTGTCTGGAGGCGACCCAATGATGCTGAGCCCCAAATCATTCGAGGCCCTGGTCGAGTCCATCGCAGACCACTCCAGCGTAACAACATTACGCATCCACAGCCGTCTGCCCGTAATGCGCCCCGACCTGGTGCAGCAGCACTTCGAATTCCTGCGAGACCTCCCCGCCCGATTTGACTGCGTGCTGGTAAGCCATGTGGACCATCCCGACGAACTGGACGAAAGCAGCATGGAAATTTTCGGTCAGCTGAGATACAGCGGTTGGACGCTGCTGAACCAGAGCGTTCTGCTGAAGGGCGTAAACGACAACGCGGACACCCTGACCAAGCTTTCACGTAAGCTCTTTGAGCAGGGCGTCCTCCCCTACTACCTGCACCAGCTGGACCACGCCAAGGGCGTTGCCCACTACGAAGTCAGCGACGAAAAGGCAAAGGCCCTTATCGAAGAAATCCGCACCAAGCTTCCTGGCTATCTGGTGCCTCGCCTGGTTCGCGAAATCGCCGGCGAAAAAAGCAAGACGCCGGTGTAACTCAAAGCTACTCCTTAATGCAACGGACGGGAATACCGAAGCCACGTTCCTTATCAGTAATGGAATAAGAGCCGCCCCACTGGGTAATGTTGCTAAACAAGAAGGTATAGTTGCCAACAAGGCCGTTATACTTGTCGCTTAACCACATGTGGAATCGGTGGGTATAGTCCGCGTAAACGCCGGTCTCATAGAAACGTCCGTTGTCGTAGCCACGAAGGCCGCCCGGCAGCATAGTAAGTCCGGTAGCATTGTTTCCTTCAAAAGCATTTTCATTGGGCAGATCCCACAGATTCGTCTTTGCCATGAAAATTTCTACACCGGCTTCTTGATTCTTCATGTACTCAATAAGTTTGTTTACATCACTTTGGCTAGGTACACGGTAACCTTCGGGGCAGATGGGGTCGTCTGTAGCAATGGCGTTGCCGCCATAGTAACGACCATACACGTTGCAATCGCCGAATTCGTCTAGTTCATCGTTAAAGCACCAGGAACTACCGACGGCAGCCTCATAGCGCAGGTTTTCGGCCATCCACAGCTGATCGCCCACATAGACAGTCTTGTAATAATGGCTATCACGTTCGTCAAAGATGCAGCCGTATTCCACATCCGGATTCAGGTATTCCCAGTTGCTGTTGTAGCCATAGTCGTTACAGCCTTCGGCTACTTCGAGAACCGGCGTGGCATTGCCAGATGACGAGGACGGAACTGTGTTGGGAGAGAGTTCGCCCTTTACGCAACGGACATAGGCGCCAGTGTATTTATGACCGTTATCTTTATAAAAATAGATGTGGTTGTCGTGAATGTACCAAAGCCAGGCATATTCGTAGAGGGATGATGATCCAGATACATCGTATTCT
It encodes:
- a CDS encoding GspE/PulE family protein, giving the protein MINGTKMNVGQLLLRQGVLDEDQLAHAMAEHKRTGLMLSKILVRLGMVSEDTLTSILGVQMQSSTKMRIGEMLIAQGYITDEQLNKALETQKTTGKRLGRTLVDLGFMPEERLIEILSRQFEVPYVKLDTFSIDSEAYTYLPEDMCKQYKVCPLYMQKGEDGMGQAHSILTLAMTDPTNMRTISIIKFKVKMDVDVVMASDADVQKAIERVYAGHGGGTEESLADLIGDSKDGEELETVERGQGNQEEELSDEEGRQVVKIVTTLIHEAIARKASDIHLEPQETFLKLRYRIDGDLQVMSPIPARLMPQILSRIKLLSKMDIAEKRRPLDGRFTVRYKGSEVDLRVSSFPISLRKRGVCEKIVMRILNPNSGQFPLKDMGFDPRVLKQFIDAINAPNGIVLVTGPTGSGKSTTLYASIGEILDSTINISTMEDPVELNIDGVNQGQINNAAGFTFAAGIRALLRQDPDVIMIGEMRDQETSSMAIEAALTGHLVFSTLHTNDAAGAFPRLLEMGLEPFLVSTAIKGVLAQRLVRRICKFCKEPYEISESLREELHLSPDMQFYHGKGCDKCDGSGYKGRAGIYEFLVPNESVRNLIIKRSSGDVIKRAAMQECGMITLRMDGISKALQGITTLEQALGASTADD
- the thiL gene encoding thiamine-phosphate kinase, whose protein sequence is MLDLGEFRFIDALLKDAAPLEERSPGSRTWLGVGDDAAILDGWLATKDLSVENTHFRLDWSTPEQAVEKHIVSNVSDISAMGGRPRIALLGLCLNRHWSDEIKTRVRVALAEGFAKRGITLIGGDTVSGEEGVFSTTLLGELAGSKPLLRSAVQPGDNLYVNGTLGKSAAGLWLLMNHPEDREKFRSLVEYHLAPRICERAGAELVGLLNGASCACMDISDGLSSELNHLALASRVSIEIDELSLPIDPEVVKMADCYGVNPLDLVLNGGEEYQLLFANSSPISIFNGYNDGLGKVYRIGVAREWSGNDNVCMLCKNGAKMPVKPQAWSHL
- a CDS encoding KamA family radical SAM protein, producing the protein MEHPAFVFTQISDFLDYLGLDFATLIANTPYLANLDHAPSFPFCCSRHYADLIKNAKEPAALLREVLPTKEEYADIPGFVMDPVGDLDAGKSECVIQKYDRRALIVTTATCGVRCRFCFRRNYPFQGSPNIAAEVGSWLDTHTDIWEVILSGGDPMMLSPKSFEALVESIADHSSVTTLRIHSRLPVMRPDLVQQHFEFLRDLPARFDCVLVSHVDHPDELDESSMEIFGQLRYSGWTLLNQSVLLKGVNDNADTLTKLSRKLFEQGVLPYYLHQLDHAKGVAHYEVSDEKAKALIEEIRTKLPGYLVPRLVREIAGEKSKTPV
- the efp gene encoding elongation factor P, which translates into the protein MGTVSTNEFRKKLKIIVDDQPYEIIENQFVKPGKGQAFNRVRIKNLVNGRTLERTWKSGDTVEEADVTFTEMTYLYNDGETWFFLDNDTQETMEIRKESMGGCEIWLLDGATVEVTWWKDPKSLATIPVEVIPPTFVDLMIIDAPPAVQGNTSGNVLRECTVETGAKVMIPLFIENNTKIRVDTRDGSYLERAK